One segment of Actinomycetota bacterium DNA contains the following:
- the hemG gene encoding protoporphyrinogen oxidase, producing MKNVIVVGGGLGGLFTAVELRRRGMDVTVLEATSEPGGVARTVIEDGFVLEPAASSVLLPNPELSPILETAGVEMVPAAEAAKNRYVYTRGRLIEIPESPALLLAPLVSWKAKLRAVREPWVKTPPPDGDESMHGFFERRFGPELGALASTLMAHGVFAGDPSRLSMRGAFPKMVALEDEAGSMIRGGIARMRQRPKGRPRASVHVAAEGMAGVARTLAAHLGGAYRSEWPVTSIERDDGGWTVHGPGEERADTVIVAVPPHAAARLLPSEVSGIVAEGTTAPVVVVWIAGRTADVPVPSGFGVLIGPDANVHALGILFESRYAPGRAPSLHTLAKGIYGGAADPAVMERSDEDLVALFIEETGRVCGVEMKPSWTRVIRQEPGIPQYDVGHVAWLDKLDTALSGLPGLHVAGWGYRGIGLSGLAADAVRLGAVLSGE from the coding sequence GTGAAGAACGTCATTGTCGTCGGTGGCGGCCTGGGAGGGCTGTTCACCGCCGTGGAGCTGCGCCGTCGGGGCATGGACGTTACCGTGCTGGAAGCCACTTCCGAGCCGGGCGGCGTTGCTCGCACCGTCATCGAGGATGGGTTTGTCCTGGAACCGGCGGCAAGCTCGGTGCTGCTTCCCAACCCCGAGCTTTCTCCGATCCTCGAGACCGCCGGAGTCGAGATGGTCCCTGCGGCAGAAGCCGCGAAGAATCGGTACGTCTACACGCGGGGGAGACTCATAGAGATCCCCGAATCCCCGGCTCTTCTGCTCGCACCGTTGGTTTCGTGGAAGGCCAAGCTGCGCGCCGTTCGTGAGCCGTGGGTCAAGACCCCGCCGCCGGACGGCGACGAATCGATGCACGGTTTCTTCGAGCGGAGGTTCGGTCCCGAACTTGGCGCCCTCGCCTCGACGCTGATGGCCCATGGCGTCTTCGCCGGAGATCCGAGCCGGCTTTCGATGCGTGGCGCGTTCCCGAAGATGGTTGCGCTCGAGGATGAAGCCGGCAGCATGATCAGGGGCGGCATTGCCCGGATGAGGCAGCGTCCGAAAGGGCGTCCGAGGGCGAGCGTGCACGTCGCAGCCGAGGGGATGGCCGGTGTGGCAAGGACGCTTGCGGCACACCTCGGTGGAGCGTATCGATCCGAGTGGCCGGTCACCTCGATCGAACGGGACGATGGAGGCTGGACCGTTCACGGTCCCGGCGAAGAGCGAGCAGACACGGTCATCGTTGCGGTGCCCCCGCATGCCGCGGCACGTCTCCTTCCATCAGAGGTTTCCGGCATCGTTGCCGAGGGAACGACGGCACCGGTCGTCGTCGTCTGGATCGCGGGTCGGACCGCAGATGTGCCGGTTCCGTCGGGTTTCGGTGTGCTCATCGGCCCGGACGCCAACGTGCACGCGCTGGGAATCCTGTTCGAGTCCCGGTACGCCCCGGGCCGGGCGCCCTCATTGCACACGCTCGCCAAAGGCATCTACGGGGGTGCCGCCGACCCGGCCGTGATGGAGCGCTCCGACGAAGATCTCGTTGCGCTGTTCATCGAGGAGACCGGTCGGGTGTGCGGTGTCGAGATGAAGCCGTCGTGGACCAGGGTGATCCGTCAGGAACCGGGCATCCCGCAGTACGACGTGGGACATGTCGCATGGCTCGACAAGCTGGATACGGCGTTGTCGGGTCTGCCGGGGCTCCACGTCGCCGGATGGGGATATCGGGGGATCGGCCTGTCCGGGCTCGCGGCCGACGCCGTACGGCTCGGCGCGGTGCTGTCAGGGGAGTGA
- the hemH gene encoding ferrochelatase: MMVGVVLAQMGGPRDQASVEPFIRAIFEDPDLVPIPGGPATSKVFGWLVAKIRGPFARRNYRLIGGGSPILEITRHQAKSLEAAIGDRDIDVAVAMRYTRPDTYDAVRELVRSGVDRLVLLPLYPQYSTATTGSSESELRRVMTELDIDLPLEVIRTWYDHPVYLDVQAALVSEAIERLPESERDGVVVLFSAHGLPQRVADRGDPYPEETSATVAGVVQRLAYRVDPRIGYQSRTRPVRWIGPGTDQVLRDLGAEGVTTVVVVPISFVSDHIETLYETDMLFRNIAEEAGIRRYIRADVMNDRPEVGPMLASILEDSL, translated from the coding sequence GTGATGGTCGGTGTCGTGCTCGCCCAGATGGGGGGGCCGCGGGATCAGGCTTCGGTGGAGCCGTTCATTCGTGCGATCTTCGAAGACCCCGACCTCGTGCCGATTCCCGGCGGGCCCGCCACGAGCAAGGTGTTCGGATGGCTGGTGGCCAAGATCCGAGGGCCGTTCGCCCGGAGGAACTACCGGCTCATCGGCGGCGGGTCGCCCATTCTCGAGATCACCCGTCATCAGGCGAAATCTCTCGAAGCTGCCATCGGGGACCGGGATATCGACGTGGCCGTCGCCATGCGGTACACGCGCCCCGACACCTACGACGCCGTCCGGGAACTCGTTCGATCCGGTGTCGATCGCCTCGTCCTCCTGCCCCTCTATCCCCAGTACTCGACGGCCACGACCGGCTCGTCCGAGTCCGAACTTCGCCGAGTGATGACGGAGCTGGATATCGACCTTCCCTTGGAGGTCATACGAACCTGGTACGACCACCCTGTGTATCTCGATGTGCAGGCCGCACTGGTGTCGGAGGCCATCGAGCGACTTCCCGAGAGCGAGCGAGACGGTGTTGTCGTGCTCTTCTCGGCACACGGCCTTCCGCAACGTGTTGCCGATCGAGGCGACCCGTATCCGGAGGAGACGTCGGCGACCGTGGCCGGCGTGGTGCAACGTCTCGCCTACCGGGTCGATCCCAGGATCGGTTACCAGTCGCGCACCCGTCCGGTTCGTTGGATCGGACCGGGTACCGACCAGGTTCTTCGCGATCTGGGAGCCGAAGGGGTCACGACCGTCGTCGTCGTGCCGATCTCGTTCGTGTCCGACCACATCGAGACGCTCTATGAGACCGACATGCTGTTCCGGAACATCGCGGAGGAGGCCGGGATTCGCCGGTACATCCGTGCAGATGTCATGAATGATCGGCCCGAGGTGGGGCCGATGCTTGCAAGCATTCTGGAGGATTCGCTGTGA
- the hemN gene encoding oxygen-independent coproporphyrinogen III oxidase, translating to MSVSLTPELLARYDKPGPRYTSYPTAVEFSTDFGPAEYGSHLEAAARDATGPLSLYVHLPFCEARCSFCGCHVVVARRKSVADAYLGRVLDEASVVAERLGERRRLVQYQWGGGTPTYYTPEDLERLHRGLLDRFELDPAAEVALEVDPRVTSRAHLEVLRGLGFNRISLGVQDLDPRVQDMIGRHQTWEQTQSLHLSARELGYESINVDLIYGLPGQTEATYSKTLEGILELRPDRLAVYSFAYVPWVRPNQKRIDPALLPDRDLKFALLSLVSDRLVGGGYQAIGMDHFALPDDELAVAQREGTLSRNFMGYTTKRGTEMVALGSSGISDVAGAYAQNHKRLASYYEAIDNGVLPIERGTVLNEDDRIRRHVITELMCNYVIRADDVERRFDIVFETYFASELAALTAPDGLVDQGMVTLSAAGVQATELGSVFIRNVAMTFDAYLHGSSERPVFSRTV from the coding sequence ATGAGTGTTTCACTGACCCCGGAACTCCTGGCACGCTACGACAAGCCCGGCCCTCGATACACGTCCTATCCGACCGCCGTGGAGTTCTCCACCGACTTCGGTCCTGCCGAGTACGGATCGCATCTCGAGGCCGCCGCTCGCGACGCCACCGGGCCGCTGTCGCTGTACGTGCATCTGCCGTTCTGCGAGGCCCGCTGTTCGTTTTGCGGGTGCCATGTCGTCGTCGCCCGGAGGAAGTCCGTGGCCGATGCCTACCTTGGCAGGGTGCTCGATGAGGCAAGCGTCGTCGCTGAACGGCTCGGTGAACGGCGCAGATTGGTTCAGTACCAGTGGGGCGGTGGCACGCCCACCTACTACACGCCCGAGGATCTCGAGCGGCTGCACCGGGGGCTCCTCGATCGGTTCGAGTTGGATCCGGCGGCGGAGGTCGCTCTGGAGGTCGACCCGAGGGTGACGTCGAGAGCGCATCTGGAAGTCCTGCGCGGCCTCGGCTTCAATCGGATCTCGCTTGGTGTCCAGGACCTCGACCCGCGGGTGCAGGACATGATCGGGCGTCACCAGACGTGGGAGCAGACGCAAAGCCTCCACCTGTCGGCGCGAGAGCTCGGGTATGAGTCCATCAACGTAGACCTCATCTACGGTCTGCCCGGTCAGACGGAGGCGACCTATTCCAAGACGCTGGAGGGGATCCTCGAGCTGCGACCCGATCGGCTCGCCGTGTACTCGTTTGCCTATGTCCCGTGGGTGAGACCGAACCAGAAACGGATCGACCCCGCATTACTTCCCGACAGGGACCTCAAGTTCGCACTGCTCTCCCTCGTCTCGGATCGCCTGGTCGGTGGTGGCTATCAGGCCATCGGTATGGATCATTTCGCGTTGCCCGACGACGAGCTGGCCGTGGCGCAGCGCGAGGGGACACTGTCTCGCAACTTCATGGGCTACACGACCAAACGTGGTACCGAGATGGTGGCGCTCGGCTCCTCGGGGATCTCCGACGTCGCCGGAGCGTACGCGCAGAATCACAAGCGACTCGCCTCCTACTACGAGGCAATCGACAACGGTGTGCTCCCGATCGAGCGAGGTACCGTCCTGAACGAGGACGATCGAATCCGTCGCCATGTGATCACCGAGCTGATGTGCAACTATGTCATTCGGGCCGATGACGTCGAGAGGCGATTCGACATCGTCTTCGAAACCTACTTCGCATCCGAACTCGCCGCCCTCACGGCTCCGGATGGGCTCGTCGACCAGGGGATGGTGACCCTTTCGGCGGCCGGCGTACAGGCCACCGAACTCGGATCCGTGTTCATTCGCAACGTGGCGATGACGTTCGACGCATACTTGCACGGGAGTTCCGAGCGTCCCGTGTTCTCGAGGACCGTGTGA